The genomic stretch tccgtgcccaaaaggaaatgtgcgagtagtgcggtcactcattccttaatctccgtgcccaaaaggaaaggtgcgagtagtgcgggacgggggagtataatttaacATTGCCATACGTAACTACGCATAGAATCATATTGGATATCTATAATTTATATGCTTATTTTATGATATTCATAATTAGTTGTGCGTTTATTTCCTAATGTACCTTGTTACATACTCAAAACAACTCACAAACTATTCATTTATTcatgtaacaaaataaaatagcaaATTAGCAATCAATAACATCTCTCTAAACCCTAAATCCAAAACGCATAACATCTCTCTCATCCTTCATCAAACACCTCTAATTCTTTAACATAGTAAATTTATTTCGATGCATCTGCATAGAAGAGAAGGAAATAAGTGATAGTAATTCCTAATTTATGGAtgaaattttatcaattttgtatttttttattaataaataaacaaaaatttaaaaccgAGGCACAGCTaacaaaatatgaatttgaattgCTTCTATCTAACCCAATAGTCTAGACTCTAGAGCTGTATGACAATGCTTAGAAAGAATTTGTGCTTTATCACTCAACTTGTCCAAAACGACGTCGCACTTCGCCTTGGCTGTGATTTCCCGCGTCTTAACGAACCCAACTTTAAACTTAACGGGCGCTTCTACCGTCAACACTAACGGCACTCTCCCGCAGCTCTGTGCATTGCTTAACTCCGTTTTAACGGCGCCGCCGAGAAGGACGGCGAAACTCCCCGCCGTCGCCCTCACCACCGTCACGTTCTTCCTCGGCTGGTAGAAATCGGGCAAAACGCCGTAGCCGAGCATCTCTCCGTCGCAGTAGACTTTCACGGAGCTCTCCTTCAAATAGTAGATTCCGATTTTGTGGTTAGGGTTCTCGGCTCTGACGGTGACGTCAAATTCCGGCGAGATCGGCGCCGCGGAAGTTAGATTCAATCCACGTACAGCGATTTTGGTCACTGTGTAGCTCGGCGATAGGGATAGGAGGACGAGGTAGATCGCTGCGGCGGAGACGGCGGCGGCGATGAtcaggaggaagaggaggaggcagCATCTGCGGCGGCGGCTCCGGCGTTCTTCATCGCGACGGAGCTTCTCGTATTTTGCGGCATTCTCCGGCGGCGGATGGCGGAAGATATGCTCTCTCGGTAGCCGGAAGACGTAAGTTGCGAGTGGAGGAGCCGGATTTGTGGGCGGCGGCTTGTTAATCTGGTCGGATTTAGCGTGTGAGGTTGCGGCGGTTGAAGGCGGTGGCGGAGGCGGAGAGTCTGCGGCGGCGGCCATTCTTCAAATATTAGCGGCAAAAGAGATGGAAGAAATCGGAAATTGGGAATGGGGAATGCAGTAAAgatgtctatatatatatacacactattgcgctaattaaaattatttatttctttcattCTGAATATATCAAACCAAGATTTTGATATGGATGGTATCTTTTGGCTGTATATAACAagaaattttcataatttttagtGATGGATTCGATTTTGGTGATAGTTTAGGTAAATTTGATTTCGGAGGAATGAAGATCTTCGTCTTCTTAACAAGGAAAAATACACGACTAACTAAAAAAGGAAgtattaatataatttattcTAAGAAAAATATAGATTTAAACATTCTCTAATATCTTACAGTATAATATTATAAGTATTCCATTCTTCCCACTcaagttaaaatatttttttttttggtaacaAATTTTATGCATTTTAGGGATATGTGAacagtgaataaagtaaaataaaaatataatagagGAGAATAAGGTAGAGATTTTACattatgttttcatttttaaaaaatatcaccATGAAATGAATGAAACCTTTTAAGAAAGAAAGGTAAAGCGTAGGGCGGATAATTTTTGGCATGATATGATAACGCAACACAAATTCATATGAtattaa from Salvia splendens isolate huo1 chromosome 15, SspV2, whole genome shotgun sequence encodes the following:
- the LOC121768569 gene encoding NDR1/HIN1-like protein 13, translating into MAAAADSPPPPPPSTAATSHAKSDQINKPPPTNPAPPLATYVFRLPREHIFRHPPPENAAKYEKLRRDEERRSRRRRCCLLLFLLIIAAAVSAAAIYLVLLSLSPSYTVTKIAVRGLNLTSAAPISPEFDVTVRAENPNHKIGIYYLKESSVKVYCDGEMLGYGVLPDFYQPRKNVTVVRATAGSFAVLLGGAVKTELSNAQSCGRVPLVLTVEAPVKFKVGFVKTREITAKAKCDVVLDKLSDKAQILSKHCHTALESRLLG